The proteins below are encoded in one region of Dasypus novemcinctus isolate mDasNov1 chromosome 13, mDasNov1.1.hap2, whole genome shotgun sequence:
- the KIF21B gene encoding kinesin-like protein KIF21B isoform X1 yields the protein MAGQGDCCVKVAVRIRPQLSKEKIEGCHICTSVTPGEPQVLLGKDKAFTYDFVFDLDTWQEQIYSTCVSKLIEGCFEGYNATVLAYGQTGAGKTYTMGTGFDTATSEDEQGIIPRAIAHLFGGIAERKRRAQEQGVAGPEFKVSAQFLELYNEEILDLFDSTRDPDARHRRSNIKIHEDPNGGIYTTGVTSRLINSQEELIQCLKQGALSRTTASTQMNVQSSRSHAIFTIHLCQMRLCAQPDLVNEAVPGLPEGTAPASEYETLTAKFHFVDLAGSERLKRTGATGERAKEGISINCGLLALGNVISALGDQSKKVVHVPYRDSKLTRLLQDSLGGNSQTIMIACVSPSDRDFMETLNTLKYANRARNIKNKVVVNQDKTSQQISALRAEIARLQMELMEYKAGKRVIGEDGAEGYSDLFRENAMLQKENGTLRLRVKAMQEAIDAINSRVTHLMSQEANLLLAKAGDGNEAIGALIQNYIREIEELRTKLLESEAMNESLRRSLSRASARSPYSLGVSPATPGFGGSPASSMEDASEVIRRAKQDLERLKKKESRQRRKSPEKEAFKKRAKLQQENSEETDENEAEEEEEERDESGCEEEEGREDEDEDSGSEESLVDSDSDPEEKEVNFQADLADLTCEIEIKQKLIDELENSQRRLQTLKHQYEEKLILLQNKIRDTQLERDRVLQNLSTMECYTEEKANKIKADYEKRLREMNRDLQKLQAAQKEHARLLKNQSRYERELKKLQAEVAEMKKAKVALMKQMREEQQRRRLVETKRNREIAQLKKEQRRQEFQIRALESQKRQQEMVLRRKTQEVSALRRLAKPMSERVAGRAGLKPPMLDSGAEVSASTTSSEAESGARSVSSIVRQWNRKFNHFLGDHPSSTVGGTRPTRKKFQKKGASQSFSKAARLKWQSLERRVIDIVMQRMTIVNLEADMERLIKKREELFLLQEALRRKRERLQAESPEEEKGLQELAEEIEALAANIDYINDSITDCQATIMQLEETKEELDSTDTSVVISSCSLAEARLLLDNFLKASIDKGLQVAQKEAQIRLLEGRLRQTDVAGSSQNHQLLDALREKAEAHPELQALIYNVQQENGYASTDEEISEFSEGSFSQSFTMKGSTSHDDFKFKGEPKLSAQMKAVSAECLGPPLDSSTKNITKSLASLVEIKEDGVGFSVRDPYYRDRVSRTISLPTRGSTFPRQSRGSETSPLTRRKSYDRGQPMRSTDVGFTPPSSPPTRPRNDRNVFSRLTSNQSQGSALDKSDDSDSSLSEVLRGIITPVGGAKGVRTAPLQCISQAEGHTKPILCLDATDELLFTGSKDRSCKMWNLVTGQEIAALKGHPNNVVSIKYCSHSGLVFSVSTSYIKVWDIRDSAKCIRTLTSSGQVISGDACAATSTRAITSAQGDHQINQIALSPSGTMLYAASGNAVRIWELSRFQPIGKLTGHIGPVMCLTVTQTSSQHDLVVTGSKDHYVKMFELGEYVTGTVGPTHNFEPPHYDGIECLAIQGDILFSGSRDNGIKKWDLEQQELIQQIPNAHKDWVCALAFVPGRPMLLSACRAGFIKVWNVDNFTPIGEIKGHDSPINAICTNAKHIFTASSDCRVKLWNYVPGLTPCLPRRVLAIKGRATTLP from the exons GATCCGGCCCCAGCTGTCGAAGGAGAAGATCGAGGGCTGTCACATCTGTACCTCCGTCACCCCCGGGGAGCCCCAGGTCCTGCTGGGGAAGGACAAGGCCTTCACCTACGACTTTGTCTTTGACCTGGACACATGGCAAGAACAGATCTATTCGACCTGTGTGAGCAAGCTCATCGAGGGCTGCTTCGAGGGCTACAATGCCACAGTGCTGGCCTACGGGCAG ACGGGGGCTGGGAAGACGTACACAATGGGCACTGGCTTTGACACGGCAACGTCGGAGGACGAGCAGGGCATCATCCCAAGGGCCATTGCGCACCTCTTTGGGGGTATCGCCGAGCGCAAGCGACGGGCACAGGAGCAGGGTGTGGCTGGACCTGAGTTCAAAGTCAGCGCTCAGTTCCTGGAG CTCTACAACGAGGAGATCCTTGACCTGTTTGATAGCACCCGGGACCCCGACGCCCGCCACCGCAGGTCCAACATCAAGATCCACGAGGACCCCAACGGCGGCATCTACACCACCGGCGTCACTTCCCGCCTCATCAACTCCCAGGAGGAG ctgaTCCAGTGCCTGAAGCAGGGGGCCCTGTCGCGCACCACGGCCAGCACCCAGATGAACGTGCAGAGCTCCCGCTCCCACGCCATCTTCACCATCCACCTGTGCCAGATGCGCCTGTGCGCCCAGCCCGACCTG GTGAATGAGGCGGTGCCGGGGCTTCCCGAGGGCACAGCTCCTGCAAGTGAGTACGAGACACTCACCGCTAAGTTTCACTTTGTGGACCTGGCTGGCTCGGAGCGGCTGAAGCGGACGGGGGCCACCGGCGAGCGGGCCAAGGAGGGCATCTCCATCAACTGCGGCCTG CTGGCCTTGGGCAATGTGATCAGTGCCTTGGGGGACCAGAGCAAGAAGGTGGTGCATGTGCCCTACAGAGACTCCAAGCTCACCCGGCTCCTCCAGGACTCCCTGGGGGGCAACAG CCAGACCATCATGATCGCTTGTGTGAGCCCCTCCGACCGGGACTTCATGGAGACACTCAACACGCTCAAATATGCCAATCGGGCCCGAAACATCAAGAACAAAGTGGTGGTGAACCAGGACAAGACCAGCCAGCAGATCAGCGCGCTGCGGGCCGAGATCGCACGCCTGCAGATGGAGCTGATGGAGTACAAGGCG GGTAAGCGGGTGATTGGGGAGGACGGTGCCGAGGGCTACAGTGACCTGTTCCGGGAGAACGCCATGCTGCAGAAGGAGAACGGGACGCTGCGACTGCGGGTGAAGGCCATGCAGGAGGCCATCGATGCCATCAACAGCCGCGTCACGCACCTCATGAGCCAGGAGGCCAACCTGCTCCTGGCCAAGGCCG GTGATGGCAATGAGGCCATTGGGGCCCTGATCCAGAACTACATCCGGGAGATTGAGGAGCTGCG GACAAAGCTTCTGGAGAGCGAGGCCATGAACGAGTCCCTCCGCCGCAGCCTCTCGCGAGCCTCCGCTCGGAGCCCCTATTCCCTGGGCGTGTCTCCGGCCACCCCAGGCTTTGGGGGCAGCCCGGCCAGCTCCATGGAGGATGCCTCCGAGGTAATCCGCAGGGCCAAACAGGACCTGGAGCGGCTGAAGAAGAAGGAGAGCAGGCAGCGGAGAAAGAG CCCAGAGAAGGAAGCCTTCAAAAAGAGGGCAAAATTGCAACAGGAAAACAGCGAGGAGACTGACGAGAATGAGGCCGAGGAG gaggaagaggagcgGGATGAGAGCGGCtgtgaggaggaggaagggcGCGAGGATGAAGATGAGGACTCGGGCAGCGAGGAGAGCCTGGTGGACTCAGACTCGGACCCCGAGGAGAAGG AGGTGAACTTCCAGGCGGACCTGGCTGACCTGACCTGTGAGATCGAGATCAAGCAGAAGCTGATCGATGAGCTGGAGAACAGCCAGCGGCGGCTGCAGACGCTCAAGCACCAGTACGAGGAGAAGCTGATTCTGCTGCAGAATAAGATCCGGGACACCCAGCTGGAGCGTGACCGCGTGCTGCAGAACCTCA GTACCATGGAGTGCTACACGGAGGAAAAGGCCAACAAGATCAAGGCGGATTATGAGAAGAGGCTGCGGGAGATGAACCGGGACCTGCAAAAGCTGCAGGCTGCGCAGAAGGAGCATGCACGGCTGCTCAAGAACCAGTCACGCTACGAGAGGGAGCTGAAGAAGCTGCAGGCCGAGGTAGCGGAGATGAAGAAGGCCAAG GTGGCCCTGATGAAGCAGATGCGCGAGGAGCAGCAGCGGCGGCGGCTGGTGGAAACCAAGAGGAACCGGGAGATTGCGCAGCTGAAGAAGGAGCAGCGGCGACAGGAG TTTCAGATCCGAGCTCTGGAGTCCCAGAAGCGGCAGCAGGAGATGGTCCTGAGGAGGAAAACCCAGGAG GTTTCCGCACTGAGGCGCCTGGCCAAGCCCATGTCTGAGCGGGTGGCGGGGCGCGCGGGACTGAAGCCACCCATGCTGGACTCGGGCGCTGAGGTGTCGGCCAGCACCACCTCGTCTGAGGCCGAATCGGGGGCCCGCTCAGTCTCCAGCATCGTGCGCCAGTGGAACCGCAAGTTCAACCACTTCTTGGGGGACCACCCCTCGTCCACTGTGGGCGGCACCCGCCCGACCAG AAAGAAGTTCCAGAAAAAGGGGGCCAGCCAGAGTTTCAGTAAGGCCGCGCGGCTCAAGTGGCAGTCCCTGGAGCGGCGGGTCATTGACATTGTCATGCAGAGGATGACCATTGTCAACCTGGAGGCCGACATGGAGCGGCTCATCAAG AAAAGGGAGGAGCTGTTCCTCCTGCAGGAGGCCCTGCGGAGGAAGCGGGAGCGGCTGCAGGCCGAGAGCccggaggaggagaaggggctgCAGGAGCTGGCTGAGGAGATCGAGGCGCTGGCCGCCAACATCGACTACATCAATGACAGCATCACCGACTGCCAGGCCACCATCATGCAGCTGGAGGAGACCAAG GAGGAGCTGGACTCGACGGACACGTCGGTGGTCATCAGCTCCTGCTCCCTGGCCGAGGCCCGCCTCCTGCTGGACAACTTCCTCAAGGCGTCCATCGACAAG gggcTGCAGGTGGCCCAGAAGGAGGCCCAGATCCGGCTGCTGGAGGGACGGCTGAGGCAGACGGATGTGGCGGGCTCCTCCCAGAACCACCAGCTTCTGGACGCCCTGCGCGAGAAGGCCGAGGCACACCCCGAGCTGCAGGCCCTCATCTACAACGTGCAGCAGG AGAACGGCTATGCCAGCACTGATGAGGAGATCTCAGAGTTCTCTGAGGGCAG CTTCTCCCAGTCATTCACCATGAAAGGCTCCACCAGCCATGATGATTTCAAGTTCAAG GGGGAGCCCAAGCTGTCCGCCCAAATGAAGGCGGTGTCGGCCGAGTGCCTGGGGCCCCCGCTGGACAGCTCCACCAAGAACATCACCAAGTCCCTGGCCTCCCTCGTCGAGATCAAAGAGGACGGAGTGGGCTTCTCCGTCCGAGACCCCTATTACCGGGACAGGGTCTCCCGCACCATCAgcctccccaccagaggcagcACCTT CCCCCGGCAGTCTCGCGGCTCGGAGACGTCCCCTCTGACCCGACGGAAGTCCTACGACCGAGGGCAGCCCATGAG ATCCACGGACGTGGGATTCACGCCCCCCTCGTCTCCTCCAACTCGGCCCCGCAACGACCGTAACGTCTTCTCTCGTCTCACCAGTAATCAGAGCCAGGGGTCAGCGCTGGACAA GTCTGATGACAGCGACTCCTCTTTGTCGGAGGTCCTGAG GGGCATCATCACCCCGGTTGGAGGAGCCAAGGGCGTGCGGACAGCCCCGCTGCAGTGCATCTCGCAGGCCGAGGGCCACACCAAGCCCATCCTCTGCCTGGACGCCACGGACGAGCTGCTTTTCACGGGGTCCAAAG ACCGCAGCTGTAAGATGTGGAACTTGGTGACAGGGCAGGAGATCGCAGCTCTGAAGGGCCACCCCAACAACGTGGTTTCCATCAAGTACTGCAGCCACTCGGGGCTCGTGTTCTCCGTGTCCACCTCCTACATCAAGGTGTGGGACATCCGGGACTCCGCCAAGTGCATCCGGACCCTCAC GTCCTCAGGCCAGGTGATCTCGGGCGATGCCTGTGCGGCCACGTCCACTCGTGCCATCACCAGCGCTCAGGGGGACCACCAGATCAACCAGATCGCCCTCAGCCCCTCGGGCACCATGCTGTATGCCGCCTCGGGCAACGCCGTCCGCATCTGGGAGCTCAGCAG GTTCCAGCCCATTGGCAAGCTGACCGGCCACATCGGCCCCGTGATGTGCCTCACGGTCACACAGACCTCCAGCCAGCATGACCTCGTGGTGACCGGCTCCAAGGACCACTACGTTAAG ATGTTTGAGCTGGGCGAGTATGTGACGGGCACCGTTGGCCCCACCCACAACTTTGAGCCCCCCCACTACGACGGCATCGAGTGTCTTGCCATCCAGGGAGACATCCTGTTCAGTGGCTCCCGAGATAACGGCATTAAGAAGTGGGACCTGGAGCAGCAGGAGCTCATCCAG CAAATCCCTAACGCGCACAAGGACTGGGTATGCGCGCTGGCCTTTGTCCCAGGCCGCCCCATGCTGCTGAGCGCCTGCCGGGCAGGCTTCATCAAAGTCTGGAACGTGGACAACTTCACACCCATCGGTGAGATCAAGGGCCACGACAGCCCCATCAATGCCATCTGCACCAACGCCAAGCACATCTTCACCGCCTCCAG TGACTGCCGGGTAAAGTTGTGGAATTACGTCCCTGGACTCACCCCCTGCCTTCCACGCCGAGTCCTGGCCATAAAGGGCCGCGCCACCACCCTGCCCTGA